A window of the Butyricimonas faecalis genome harbors these coding sequences:
- the murD gene encoding UDP-N-acetylmuramoyl-L-alanine--D-glutamate ligase has translation MKRLVILGGGESGAGAAKLGKKLGYEVFLSDKGKLADKYKRMLEELGVEYEEGQHSEERIFTADLVVKSPGIPDKLPMIVGLREKGIEVISEIEFAGRHTDAKMYCITGSNGKTTTTLLLYHILEKAGYDVGLAGNVGNSLAAQVADDLHRVYVVELSSFQLDGMFQFRCDTAILTNITPDHLDRYDYKFENYANSKFRILNNMRKEDLFIYGYDCEVVRERVERGDVVPEAVGFTYTDCVGVNAYMDGNTVVARWGNREFRIAKQEITIQGRHNVYNAMAAILAALKAGVSDEDLRKGLTTFPQVEHRLETVDVVNGVTYINDSKATNVDSAWYALDSMHAPVVWIAGGTDKGNDYSALFDLVKEKVKLLICMGVDNKKLIESFSPICEVVDTHSLDETMEVAYRRAEKGDVVLLSPCCASFDLFKNYENRGEMFKEKVKSLK, from the coding sequence ATGAAACGTTTGGTTATTTTAGGTGGAGGAGAAAGTGGAGCGGGAGCTGCTAAGTTAGGAAAGAAGTTAGGATATGAGGTTTTTTTGTCGGACAAGGGAAAATTGGCTGACAAGTATAAACGCATGTTGGAAGAATTGGGCGTGGAGTATGAAGAGGGACAACACTCGGAAGAACGTATTTTCACCGCGGATTTGGTGGTGAAAAGTCCGGGTATCCCGGATAAATTACCGATGATCGTGGGGTTGAGGGAAAAAGGAATCGAGGTGATTTCCGAGATTGAGTTCGCGGGGCGACACACGGACGCGAAGATGTATTGTATTACGGGAAGTAATGGGAAGACGACAACGACCTTGTTGTTGTATCATATATTGGAGAAAGCTGGGTATGACGTGGGACTGGCCGGAAACGTGGGGAATAGTCTGGCGGCACAAGTGGCTGACGATTTACACCGGGTTTACGTGGTGGAGTTGTCAAGTTTCCAGTTGGACGGAATGTTCCAGTTTCGTTGTGACACGGCCATATTGACAAATATTACACCGGATCACTTGGATAGGTATGACTATAAATTTGAGAATTACGCGAATTCAAAGTTCCGGATATTGAATAATATGCGGAAGGAGGATTTGTTTATATATGGTTATGATTGTGAAGTGGTGCGAGAGAGAGTGGAACGGGGAGATGTCGTACCGGAGGCTGTCGGGTTTACTTACACGGATTGTGTAGGGGTAAACGCTTACATGGATGGGAACACGGTAGTGGCTCGGTGGGGCAATCGGGAGTTCCGTATTGCCAAACAGGAGATTACGATCCAGGGACGGCATAACGTGTATAACGCTATGGCAGCAATACTGGCTGCATTGAAGGCAGGGGTGAGTGACGAGGATCTGAGAAAAGGATTGACAACTTTCCCGCAGGTGGAACATCGTCTGGAAACGGTGGACGTGGTGAATGGAGTTACTTACATAAATGATTCGAAGGCAACAAACGTGGATTCGGCTTGGTATGCTTTGGATAGTATGCACGCTCCGGTGGTTTGGATTGCCGGGGGAACGGATAAAGGGAATGATTATAGCGCGTTGTTTGATTTGGTGAAAGAGAAGGTGAAGTTGTTGATTTGTATGGGAGTGGATAATAAAAAGTTGATAGAATCGTTCTCGCCGATTTGCGAAGTGGTGGATACTCATAGTCTCGATGAAACGATGGAAGTGGCTTATCGCCGGGCAGAAAAAGGGGATGTGGTATTGCTTTCTCCTTGTTGTGCTAGTTTCGACTTGTTTAAGAATTACGAGAATAGAGGGGAGATGTTTAAGGAGAAGGTGAAAAGCCTAAAATGA
- the mraY gene encoding phospho-N-acetylmuramoyl-pentapeptide-transferase: protein MFYHIFDYLEQFDFPGAGMFQYITFRSACAVILSLLIATVVGKRIIRILQKQQVGEEIRDLGLEGQMQKKGTPTMGGVIILLAILVPVILFARLDNVYIQLMIVSTIWLGLIGFLDDYIKVFRKHKEGLKGRFKVIGQVGLGLIVGVTLYVSDDVLIREKVSISEVGVVTSTVDEGFVAENSHMVLTKDIKSTKTTIPFFKNNEFDYAWFGALFGDYAEEIGWIVFIIITIIIVTAVSNGANLTDGLDGLATGTSAIVGATLGILAYVSGNMVYADYLNIMYIPHSGELVVFIAAFIGATIGFLWYNSFPAQVFMGDTGSLSLGGIIAVFAIMIHKELLIPILCGIFLVENLSVMMQVSYFKYTKKKFGEGRRIFLMSPLHHHFQKKGIPEPKIVTRFWIVGIALAVITIVTLKIR from the coding sequence ATGTTTTATCATATCTTTGATTATTTAGAACAGTTTGATTTCCCGGGGGCGGGGATGTTTCAATATATCACGTTCCGGTCTGCTTGCGCCGTGATTTTGTCGTTGTTGATCGCCACGGTGGTGGGGAAGCGTATTATCCGTATTTTGCAGAAACAACAGGTTGGTGAGGAGATCCGAGATTTAGGATTGGAGGGACAAATGCAGAAAAAAGGAACACCTACGATGGGAGGCGTGATTATCCTGCTGGCCATTTTAGTACCGGTAATATTGTTTGCCCGGTTGGATAACGTGTATATTCAGTTGATGATTGTTTCGACGATCTGGTTAGGCTTGATCGGTTTTTTGGATGATTATATCAAGGTGTTCCGAAAGCACAAGGAGGGTTTAAAAGGACGTTTCAAGGTGATTGGCCAGGTCGGGTTGGGACTGATCGTGGGGGTAACTCTTTATGTGAGCGATGACGTATTGATCCGGGAGAAAGTATCCATTTCGGAGGTTGGAGTGGTAACCAGTACGGTGGACGAGGGATTCGTGGCCGAGAATAGCCACATGGTTTTGACGAAAGATATTAAATCGACCAAGACGACGATTCCTTTTTTCAAGAATAACGAGTTTGATTACGCTTGGTTCGGGGCGCTTTTCGGGGACTATGCAGAGGAGATCGGTTGGATCGTGTTTATTATTATCACGATCATAATTGTCACGGCGGTGTCGAACGGGGCGAATCTGACAGACGGATTGGACGGGCTGGCAACAGGAACCTCGGCTATCGTGGGGGCGACGCTGGGTATTTTGGCATACGTGTCGGGTAATATGGTGTACGCGGATTACCTGAATATCATGTATATCCCGCATTCGGGAGAGCTAGTGGTGTTTATCGCCGCATTTATCGGGGCAACAATCGGGTTCCTATGGTACAATTCATTCCCGGCTCAAGTGTTTATGGGTGACACGGGGAGTTTGTCGTTAGGAGGAATTATTGCCGTGTTTGCTATTATGATTCATAAGGAGTTGTTGATCCCGATCCTGTGTGGTATTTTCCTGGTGGAGAATTTGTCGGTGATGATGCAAGTCAGCTATTTTAAGTACACCAAGAAGAAGTTCGGAGAGGGGCGACGGATATTCCTGATGTCCCCGTTGCATCACCATTTCCAGAAGAAGGGGATCCCGGAACCGAAGATTGTGACACGTTTTTGGATCGTGGGAATCGCCTTGGCGGTGATAACGATTGTGACGTTGAAGATACGATAA
- a CDS encoding UDP-N-acetylmuramoyl-L-alanyl-D-glutamate--2,6-diaminopimelate ligase: protein MNLKELLDGVTYEIVQGRPEVEVKMIHFDSRKVEKGDLFVAQKGVSADGHEYIGKAVAAGAVAVVCEVVPEELKEGVVYVKTANSSEALGIMASNFYGNPSRRMKVVGVTGTNGKTTTATLLYELVRLLGKKAGLLSTVCNYIGDERVHATHTTPDAMEINELMGRMVDAGCEYCFMEVSSHAIDQRRISGLDFDGAIFSNITHDHLDYHKTFKAYIEAKKAFFDRLPKKAFALTNGDDKNGMVMLQNTVARKYTYSCKRMADFNCKTLERHLDGTLLLLDGSEVWTRFVGDFNAYNLLAVYASARLLGFEKEELLPVMSMLVPVSGRFETILSNEGVMAIVDYAHTPDALENVLSTIGELKKDGTVITVVGAGGDRDRTKRPEMAEVACRLSDRVILTSDNPRSEEPAAIIEDMRAGVPEEAESRVLAITDRKEAIRAALMLAKKGDIVLVAGKGHEDYQEIKGVKHHFDDKEVIKEIFKL from the coding sequence ATGAATTTGAAAGAACTGTTAGACGGGGTTACCTATGAGATCGTGCAAGGGAGACCGGAGGTAGAGGTTAAGATGATACACTTCGATTCGAGAAAAGTCGAAAAGGGGGATTTGTTTGTTGCCCAGAAAGGGGTTAGTGCGGATGGACACGAGTATATCGGGAAAGCGGTGGCGGCGGGAGCCGTGGCGGTTGTCTGTGAAGTGGTGCCGGAAGAGTTGAAAGAGGGGGTGGTTTACGTGAAGACGGCTAATTCTTCGGAGGCATTGGGGATAATGGCTTCTAATTTTTACGGGAATCCTTCCCGCCGGATGAAGGTGGTTGGGGTGACCGGGACGAACGGAAAGACGACGACGGCGACATTGTTGTACGAGCTGGTGCGCTTGCTGGGAAAGAAAGCCGGACTTTTGTCGACGGTGTGTAATTATATCGGTGACGAGAGGGTACACGCTACTCACACGACACCGGACGCGATGGAGATTAACGAACTGATGGGGCGGATGGTGGATGCCGGATGTGAGTATTGTTTTATGGAGGTGAGTTCGCATGCCATTGACCAAAGGCGGATTAGCGGGTTGGATTTTGACGGGGCGATTTTCTCGAATATCACACATGATCATTTGGATTATCACAAAACTTTTAAAGCGTATATCGAAGCGAAAAAGGCATTTTTTGATCGTCTGCCGAAGAAGGCTTTCGCGTTGACGAACGGGGATGACAAGAACGGCATGGTGATGTTGCAGAATACGGTGGCCCGTAAATATACATATTCCTGCAAGCGAATGGCGGATTTTAACTGCAAGACGCTGGAACGGCATTTGGATGGAACGTTGTTGTTGCTGGATGGCAGTGAGGTGTGGACTAGGTTTGTAGGGGATTTCAATGCTTATAATTTGTTGGCTGTATATGCGAGTGCCCGGTTATTAGGGTTCGAGAAAGAGGAGTTGTTGCCCGTGATGAGTATGCTGGTGCCGGTGTCCGGACGTTTCGAGACGATTTTGTCTAACGAGGGGGTGATGGCTATCGTGGATTACGCGCATACACCGGATGCGTTGGAGAATGTGTTGTCAACGATCGGGGAACTGAAGAAGGATGGGACCGTGATCACGGTGGTTGGTGCAGGGGGAGATCGGGACCGGACGAAACGACCGGAGATGGCGGAGGTGGCTTGTCGGTTGAGCGATCGGGTGATTTTAACGTCCGACAACCCGCGAAGCGAGGAACCTGCCGCGATTATCGAGGATATGCGTGCCGGAGTTCCGGAAGAGGCAGAGAGCCGGGTGTTGGCAATTACGGATCGGAAGGAGGCAATTCGTGCGGCGTTGATGTTGGCGAAGAAGGGGGACATTGTACTGGTGGCCGGAAAGGGACATGAGGATTACCAAGAGATAAAGGGCGTGAAACATCATTTTGACGATAAAGAGGTTATTAAGGAAATATTTAAGTTGTAG
- a CDS encoding penicillin-binding protein: MAASIKHELAGRLGLVYLIVMVIAALIVIKALHVQIWEGDKWRKMGRSVSFKDFEVAPNRGNIYADDGRILASSVPYYSLRLDCKAIPDTLFRKKVDSLSMMLSRFFKDAPTAEYRKKLWQGKYGAKPNRYLLVNKKKVSYTDLLEVKKFPIFRERGTRSGLILERENVRLQPHRDLAYRTIGYLNEAKDGSFEGRVGIEGAFENQLRGEPGRSIRQMMSGRWVSVTVDDPVDGNDVVTTINVECQDIVQGALTRQLEHYKASAGTAILMDVKTGDIKAIANVSKTATGYREVLNNAIGDAAEPGSVIKAATMVALLEDGYVHPGDTIDLGDGVYTHNGVTLRESRRPIGKVTVQGIFERSLNGITELVYEHYRQQPEKFVNRWYAMGLNKKVGIELVGEAEPYIKYPGDKTWSGTTLRWMSFGYELKITPLQVLAFYNALANDGKRMKPRIVKEIRNGSRVVERFEPEVVSSHICSRQTVAYMKQMMEGVVENGSAKNLKNAACKIAGKTGTAKVAAGSKGYNSEPKYRASFVGYFPADKPVYSCIVVVDNPSQSVGYYGNVVSGSVFKEIADKVYTMASLMGDYNEGEEEKDETLPISQNGLKSDFLEIYDELGINVTEDKVGRADWVMTSRDKEGTEFVLKARNVDMTLVPNVKGMGLRDALYLLENSGLKVGVSGVGTVSQQSLTPGGKVKRGSYVHIELR, from the coding sequence ATGGCAGCATCTATAAAACATGAATTGGCCGGACGGTTGGGGCTTGTGTACCTGATCGTGATGGTGATTGCTGCCCTGATCGTAATAAAGGCTCTGCACGTGCAAATATGGGAAGGAGATAAGTGGAGGAAGATGGGGCGTTCGGTGTCATTTAAGGATTTTGAAGTTGCACCGAACCGGGGAAATATATACGCGGATGATGGGCGTATTTTGGCGAGTTCGGTTCCTTATTATTCGTTGAGGCTGGATTGTAAGGCGATTCCGGACACGTTGTTCCGGAAGAAGGTGGATAGTTTGTCGATGATGTTGTCCCGTTTCTTTAAAGATGCCCCGACGGCGGAGTACCGGAAGAAGTTGTGGCAAGGGAAGTACGGGGCGAAGCCGAATCGTTATTTGCTTGTGAACAAGAAGAAAGTTTCTTACACCGACTTGTTGGAGGTTAAGAAATTTCCTATTTTTCGGGAGAGGGGTACACGGAGTGGTTTGATTTTGGAACGGGAGAATGTGCGTTTGCAACCGCACCGGGATCTGGCCTACCGGACGATCGGGTATCTGAACGAGGCGAAGGACGGTAGTTTTGAGGGCCGCGTGGGGATTGAGGGGGCTTTCGAGAATCAGTTGCGGGGAGAACCGGGACGGAGTATCCGGCAGATGATGTCGGGACGGTGGGTGTCGGTGACGGTGGATGATCCCGTGGACGGAAATGACGTGGTAACGACGATTAACGTGGAGTGTCAAGATATTGTGCAGGGGGCTTTGACCCGGCAGTTGGAGCATTATAAGGCTAGTGCAGGTACGGCTATTTTGATGGACGTGAAGACGGGTGACATAAAGGCCATTGCGAACGTGTCGAAGACGGCAACGGGGTATCGGGAGGTGTTGAATAACGCCATCGGGGATGCCGCGGAACCGGGGTCGGTGATCAAGGCGGCGACGATGGTGGCTTTGTTGGAAGACGGGTATGTTCACCCGGGGGACACCATTGACTTGGGAGATGGTGTTTACACGCATAACGGAGTGACGTTGCGAGAGTCTAGGCGTCCGATTGGTAAGGTAACCGTGCAGGGGATTTTTGAGCGTTCATTGAACGGTATTACAGAATTGGTATACGAGCATTACAGGCAACAACCGGAGAAGTTCGTGAACCGGTGGTACGCGATGGGCTTGAACAAAAAGGTGGGTATCGAGCTGGTCGGAGAGGCGGAGCCTTATATCAAATATCCGGGGGATAAGACGTGGAGTGGTACCACACTGCGTTGGATGAGTTTTGGATATGAATTAAAGATCACGCCCTTGCAGGTGTTGGCTTTTTATAACGCCCTGGCGAATGACGGGAAGAGAATGAAACCGCGTATCGTGAAGGAGATTCGTAACGGAAGTCGGGTGGTGGAACGGTTCGAGCCGGAGGTGGTGAGCAGTCATATTTGTAGCCGGCAGACGGTTGCTTATATGAAACAGATGATGGAAGGGGTTGTCGAGAATGGCTCTGCGAAGAATTTGAAGAATGCAGCCTGCAAGATTGCGGGGAAAACAGGAACAGCGAAGGTGGCTGCCGGGTCGAAAGGGTATAATTCGGAACCGAAGTATCGGGCTAGTTTCGTGGGGTATTTTCCGGCGGATAAGCCGGTGTACTCGTGTATCGTGGTGGTGGATAACCCGTCGCAGTCGGTGGGGTACTACGGGAATGTAGTTTCGGGTAGCGTGTTCAAGGAAATTGCCGATAAGGTTTACACGATGGCATCGTTGATGGGAGATTATAACGAGGGCGAGGAGGAGAAGGATGAGACGTTGCCGATCAGTCAGAATGGATTAAAGAGTGATTTTTTGGAGATATATGACGAGTTGGGGATTAACGTGACAGAGGACAAGGTGGGGCGTGCCGATTGGGTGATGACTTCGCGGGATAAGGAAGGAACGGAGTTCGTTCTAAAAGCCCGGAATGTGGATATGACGTTGGTGCCGAACGTGAAGGGAATGGGGCTGAGGGATGCTTTATATCTGTTGGAGAATAGTGGATTGAAGGTTGGAGTGAGTGGCGTTGGTACCGTGAGCCAGCAATCGTTGACTCCGGGCGGGAAGGTAAAAAGGGGAAGTTATGTACATATAGAATTGAGATAA
- a CDS encoding FtsL-like putative cell division protein: MVWFKKKKVKDFVPPLQEQKEVLGDSMKELLDGRLLADTVLRKNIGFILFLTFLGIVYIANGYATEKLYMKKVRMEKELSELRFESITTASELMRISVPSEVERRIQEAGLDLVQSKEPPTKIKR, translated from the coding sequence ATGGTCTGGTTTAAGAAGAAAAAGGTAAAGGATTTCGTGCCACCGTTGCAGGAACAGAAGGAGGTGCTCGGGGATTCGATGAAGGAGTTGCTGGACGGACGTTTGTTGGCAGACACGGTGTTGCGTAAGAACATCGGGTTTATTCTTTTCCTGACTTTTTTGGGAATCGTTTATATCGCTAACGGGTACGCGACAGAGAAATTGTATATGAAAAAGGTGAGGATGGAGAAGGAGTTGAGTGAGTTGCGCTTTGAATCGATTACGACAGCCTCGGAGTTGATGCGAATCAGCGTTCCCTCGGAGGTGGAGAGGCGGATTCAGGAGGCCGGGTTGGATTTGGTGCAGAGTAAGGAACCGCCGACCAAAATCAAGAGGTGA
- the rsmH gene encoding 16S rRNA (cytosine(1402)-N(4))-methyltransferase RsmH has translation MYHVPVLLEESVSGLNIDPDGVYLDLTFGGGGHSREILKRLKDGCLIGFDQDADALANVPDDDRFIFVNHNFRYLRNFLRYCGYDEADGILADLGVSSHEFDEAGRGFSFRFDAELDMRMNQRSRLKATDILNTYSEEDLTRIFRNYGEVDNAKRLVDLIVKARAEKMITRSEEFLQVIAPCVPKQKEKKYLAQVYQALRIEVNGELEALEDMLKEAERALRPGGRLVVITYHSLEDRIVKNFLKSGNFEGKVEKDFYGHVKRNFELVNRKVIVPSEEEIEKNPRARSAKLRIAEKRE, from the coding sequence ATGTATCACGTGCCAGTATTGTTGGAAGAGTCCGTTTCAGGTTTGAATATTGACCCGGATGGGGTGTATCTTGATTTGACTTTCGGTGGCGGTGGTCATTCGAGGGAAATTTTAAAGCGATTGAAAGATGGTTGTTTGATCGGTTTCGATCAGGATGCTGACGCGCTGGCGAACGTGCCGGATGACGATAGGTTTATTTTTGTGAATCATAACTTCAGGTATCTGCGCAATTTCTTGCGGTATTGCGGGTACGACGAGGCAGACGGGATTTTGGCCGATTTGGGCGTGTCGTCGCATGAATTTGACGAGGCAGGCCGTGGGTTTTCTTTCCGATTTGATGCGGAGTTGGATATGCGGATGAATCAGCGGAGTCGCTTGAAGGCTACAGATATTCTGAATACATATAGCGAGGAGGATTTGACGCGTATTTTCCGGAATTACGGGGAGGTGGATAACGCGAAGCGGTTGGTAGACCTGATTGTAAAGGCCCGGGCGGAGAAAATGATTACTCGCTCGGAGGAGTTTTTACAGGTAATCGCTCCTTGTGTGCCGAAACAGAAGGAGAAGAAGTATTTGGCACAGGTGTATCAGGCTTTGCGTATAGAGGTGAACGGGGAGTTGGAGGCGCTGGAGGATATGTTGAAGGAGGCGGAACGGGCGTTACGTCCCGGGGGACGGCTGGTGGTGATTACTTACCACTCGTTGGAAGATCGGATCGTGAAGAATTTTTTGAAGAGCGGTAATTTCGAGGGAAAGGTTGAAAAGGATTTTTATGGGCATGTGAAACGGAATTTCGAGTTGGTGAACCGGAAGGTGATCGTGCCATCGGAAGAGGAGATTGAGAAAAATCCGAGAGCGAGAAGTGCGAAATTGCGGATTGCGGAAAAACGAGAATAA
- the mraZ gene encoding division/cell wall cluster transcriptional repressor MraZ, giving the protein MLSFIGDYTCKPDSKGRVVVPAVFRKEMQAAGEVSFVMRRNIFDECIDVYPKDEWLKLIAGLREKLSQFNREQVRFFREFFRGAQEVELDGNGRILIPRKMLDGIGMEKDEIVMVGQDSKIEIWGKIKYEESAMDTDEFVLLTSQIGL; this is encoded by the coding sequence ATGTTGTCGTTTATCGGAGATTACACATGCAAGCCAGATAGCAAAGGACGAGTAGTTGTTCCGGCTGTTTTTCGTAAGGAAATGCAGGCGGCGGGTGAGGTGTCGTTTGTGATGCGGCGGAATATTTTTGATGAATGTATTGACGTTTACCCGAAAGACGAGTGGTTGAAGTTGATAGCGGGGTTGAGAGAGAAGTTGAGCCAGTTTAATCGGGAACAAGTGCGTTTTTTCCGAGAGTTTTTCCGGGGAGCGCAAGAGGTGGAGTTGGATGGTAACGGACGTATATTGATTCCACGCAAGATGCTGGATGGCATCGGTATGGAGAAGGATGAGATCGTGATGGTAGGGCAGGATTCAAAAATCGAGATTTGGGGGAAAATAAAGTACGAAGAGAGTGCGATGGATACGGATGAATTTGTACTTTTGACATCGCAAATAGGTTTGTAG
- a CDS encoding aminotransferase class IV, which translates to MESFIETIKVLNGQFCNLDAHERRAKATAKAFFGKSLAWEVGGMVVPTEMCSGVVKCRVVYDSEVREVCFQPYVMRRIGSLRLVNGDGVDYRYKSTNRSVLARLLEQRGACDDVLIVRDGWITDTSFTNVVFEDAGGGLYTPDTCLLEGTRRQSLLDVGRIQARPIRVEDIGHFQRVLLVNAMIGLEDAIRVPVVNIMK; encoded by the coding sequence ATGGAGAGTTTCATAGAAACGATCAAGGTGTTGAACGGGCAGTTTTGTAATTTGGATGCCCACGAACGAAGAGCAAAGGCTACGGCCAAGGCTTTTTTTGGAAAATCTCTCGCGTGGGAGGTGGGGGGGATGGTTGTCCCGACCGAGATGTGTTCCGGGGTAGTGAAGTGTCGGGTGGTGTATGATTCGGAGGTGCGAGAGGTGTGTTTTCAGCCTTACGTGATGAGACGGATCGGGAGTTTACGGCTGGTGAACGGGGATGGGGTGGATTACCGGTACAAGTCGACAAATCGTTCTGTACTTGCTCGTTTGTTGGAACAACGCGGGGCGTGTGATGATGTGCTAATCGTGCGGGATGGATGGATAACGGATACTTCTTTTACGAATGTGGTGTTCGAAGATGCGGGAGGGGGACTTTACACGCCGGATACTTGTTTGCTTGAAGGGACTCGGCGGCAGAGTTTATTAGATGTGGGGAGAATTCAAGCGCGTCCGATTCGGGTGGAGGATATTGGGCATTTTCAGCGGGTGTTGCTCGTGAATGCCATGATTGGATTGGAAGATGCAATTCGTGTGCCTGTGGTAAATATCATGAAGTAA